In a single window of the Flavobacterium sp. W4I14 genome:
- a CDS encoding AraC family transcriptional activator of pobA (product_source=KO:K18954; cath_funfam=1.10.10.60; cog=COG2207; ko=KO:K18954; pfam=PF12833; smart=SM00342; superfamily=46689,47762,51215): MKQQMPGMFTKFESGLDNGCMDYIDIKSIAELHGFFHYDKPLHPLISVIDLARVDRSNRKPGASYRLDLYSIACKKIEGVFRYGRTSYDFSAGSLMFTAPDQVLTPGAENKVEGWAIYIHPDFLNATSRGRKLSEYSFFGYDTNECLHISDAEKDVLEDCLRNISKEIGNNLDKHSHNLILTNLELLLSYCSRFYDRQFLTRVKVGNDIVEKFERLLNDYFAQNSLINTGIPDVKYFASHLNLSANYLSDLLSKYTGKSTQEQIHLKLIDKAKHLLWSTESAISEIAYGLGFEHPSHFTKIFKNKVGQSPKEFRNLNERGQRL, from the coding sequence ATGAAACAGCAAATGCCAGGTATGTTTACTAAATTTGAATCAGGGTTAGACAACGGTTGTATGGATTATATAGATATCAAATCAATTGCCGAACTGCATGGTTTTTTTCATTACGATAAACCGCTGCACCCACTTATTTCCGTTATAGACCTGGCCAGGGTTGACCGCTCGAACAGAAAACCTGGAGCCTCTTACCGGCTTGACCTGTACTCCATAGCTTGTAAAAAGATCGAAGGTGTGTTTAGATACGGCCGGACCAGTTATGATTTTTCAGCGGGTTCGTTAATGTTTACCGCACCTGATCAGGTACTAACCCCGGGAGCCGAAAACAAGGTGGAGGGCTGGGCAATTTATATACACCCTGATTTTTTAAATGCAACCAGCAGAGGCCGTAAACTATCTGAGTATTCTTTCTTCGGTTATGACACCAATGAATGTCTTCATATTTCAGATGCTGAAAAGGATGTTTTGGAAGATTGTTTGCGCAATATCAGTAAAGAGATCGGAAACAACCTTGATAAACATTCGCATAATTTGATCCTAACAAACCTTGAACTGCTTTTATCTTACTGTTCAAGGTTTTACGACCGGCAGTTTTTAACCAGGGTGAAAGTGGGAAATGATATTGTTGAAAAATTTGAAAGACTTTTGAATGATTATTTTGCTCAAAACTCCCTGATTAACACCGGTATTCCGGATGTTAAGTATTTCGCCTCGCACTTAAATTTATCTGCCAATTACCTATCCGACCTATTAAGTAAATATACCGGCAAGTCAACACAGGAACAGATCCATTTGAAATTAATTGATAAAGCAAAGCATTTATTATGGAGTACAGAAAGCGCAATCAGCGAAATTGCTTATGGACTCGGCTTTGAGCACCCCTCGCATTTCACCAAAATTTTTAAAAACAAGGTCGGGCAGTCTCCGAAAGAATTCAGGAACCTGAATGAAAGAGGACAACGGCTATAA
- a CDS encoding pimeloyl-ACP methyl ester carboxylesterase (product_source=COG0596; cath_funfam=3.40.50.1820; cog=COG0596; pfam=PF12697; superfamily=53474; transmembrane_helix_parts=Inside_1_11,TMhelix_12_31,Outside_32_263) has product MKTLNIHHQAKAIWLLLLFVPFIFSIPVKAQDTTHVRNVVLVHGAFVDGSGWQPVYEILTKKGYKVSVTQHTLTSFEEDIAAVKRIIDQQDGPCILVGHSYGGAIITVAGNDPKVAGLVYIAAHAPDDGESEANNGKMNPSAYKSLIKGKDGWDYIDPKFFAADFSADLPASKADFMANSQTPTADSVFHAIIHNPAWKTKPSWYMVAKSDRIINPDLERMYAKRAKSQVIEIEGASHSVYISHAKEVAQLIIAAAKGTIQNK; this is encoded by the coding sequence ATGAAAACGTTAAATATCCATCATCAGGCAAAAGCGATTTGGCTGCTTTTGCTGTTCGTACCATTTATATTTTCCATTCCGGTAAAAGCGCAGGATACCACACACGTCCGAAATGTGGTGCTGGTTCACGGTGCTTTTGTAGACGGATCTGGCTGGCAGCCGGTTTACGAAATACTTACTAAAAAAGGATATAAAGTAAGTGTAACACAACATACGCTTACCTCTTTTGAAGAAGATATAGCAGCGGTAAAGCGAATAATTGATCAGCAGGACGGGCCCTGTATCCTGGTTGGCCATAGCTATGGAGGAGCCATTATCACGGTAGCCGGCAATGATCCAAAAGTGGCCGGCTTGGTATATATTGCTGCACATGCCCCTGATGATGGCGAGTCGGAGGCAAATAACGGCAAGATGAATCCTTCGGCTTATAAGTCGCTGATCAAGGGAAAGGACGGCTGGGATTATATTGATCCGAAATTCTTTGCAGCCGATTTTTCAGCGGATCTACCGGCATCAAAGGCCGATTTTATGGCCAACTCGCAAACGCCAACAGCGGATTCCGTATTTCATGCCATTATCCACAACCCTGCCTGGAAAACAAAGCCGAGTTGGTATATGGTAGCCAAGTCCGACCGGATCATTAATCCGGATCTGGAAAGAATGTATGCAAAACGTGCAAAAAGCCAGGTAATAGAAATAGAAGGAGCCAGCCATTCGGTTTACATCTCGCACGCTAAAGAAGTAGCCCAACTCATTATTGCTGCAGCCAAAGGTACAATACAAAACAAATAA